Proteins found in one Drosophila innubila isolate TH190305 chromosome X, UK_Dinn_1.0, whole genome shotgun sequence genomic segment:
- the LOC117787898 gene encoding uncharacterized protein LOC117787898, with protein sequence MPLCFDLLFFVVLLLSFSKSWIFKATSYTLAQASHTLILCRRCEGVCGGVLNPNNTASSSWPQSFTVGRRHIYISQQGVGATSWRPLWTKRIDVKSFKKLVYLLTTSLPFQNWRWQSVNIVAIGTVNWSSSLRRRPRRSSTNSRSSRRRSDSTSR encoded by the exons ATGCC TTTGTGTTTTgacttgcttttttttgttgtattgctTTTGAGTTTTTCAAAATCGTGGATTTTTAAAG CTACTTCCTACACATTAGCTCAAGCAAGTCATACTCTCATACTGTGCCGGAGGTGTGAAGGTGTGTGTGGAGGTGTCCTCAACCCCAATAACACGGCCAGCTCCAGCTGGCCCCAATCCTTCACAGTCGGCAG GcgccatatatatatatcccaACAAGGTGTTGGAGCTACAAGCTGGCGCCCGCTTTGGACGAAGAGAATCGACGTCAAGTCGTTCAAAAAGTTGGTCTATTTGTTGACAACATCATTGCCATTCCAGAACTGGAGGTGGCAAAGCGTAAATATCGTCGCCATCGGCACCGTAAACTGGAGCAGCAGCCTCCGCCGCCGCCCCCGCAGGAGCAGTACcaacagcaggagcagcagacGGAGGAGCGACAGCACCAGCAGGTGA
- the LOC117790412 gene encoding CXXC-type zinc finger protein 1-like: MADKRKYKRSKEEIAREFDLPERKSKIATILKQDDQAYCICRTSDCSRFMIGCDGCEEWYHGDCIGITEKEAKHIKQYYCRKCKKENPELQTIFRLVATERAAATAATSTVASGNSGNSVGITPGTLPGNGTAGTGQGSTGAAAASGRRNNNNSVAKETKAARRCGTCDGCRRPNCNQCDACRTRVGHKPRCIYRNCVMQSTNPAQQQPATGGRKREKGNPMQQQQQRKNKVVRTASPEIFVHPELEGIRQCHGPGCRCQARPQSKYCSDKCGFNLATSRIFQVLPQRLQEWNLTPCHAAEENREQLEVIRQKQSMVRFALAELEKRAEELNMVVERAKRSSIDTQRPQDNGDVEDEQSMYCITCGHEIHSRTAIKHMEKCFNKYESQASFGSIFQTRMEGNNMFCDFYNPASKTYCKRLRVLCPEHSKDPKVSDTDVCGAPLVHNVFNPTGEFCRAPKKNCFKHYAWEKIRRAEIDLERVRQWLKMDDLMEQERQLRQQLSSRANLLGLMLHSTYNHEVMDELVRKQQEHFVELEKQKRRQAHYQQVQQQQQHYQQLHQQKQQHVQQQQVQQQQQQQPIHQQQLQHQ, translated from the exons ATGGCGGATAAACGAAAATACAAGCGATcg AAAGAGGAAATCGCGCGTGAATTTGACTTGCCCGAGCGCAAATCCAAGATAGCAACAATACTTAAGCAGGATGATCAAGCCTATTGTATTTGTCGAACATCGGATTGCTCCAGATTCATGAT CGGATGCGATGGCTGCGAGGAATGGTACCACGGTGACTGCATCGGAATCACGGAGAAGGAGGCCAAACATATAAAGCAGTATTACTGCCGCAAATGCAAGAAGGAGAATCCCGAATTGCAGACGATATTTCGTCTGGTGGCCACAGAGcgagcagcggcaacagctgcaacgTCAACAGTAGCTAGtggcaacagcggcaacagtgTTGGCATTACACCTGGAACGCTTCCAGGTAATGGCACAGCTGGTACGGGACAAGGCAGCACTGGCGCTGCAGCTGCGAGTGGTCGCaggaacaataacaatagtgTGGCCAAAGAAACAAAGGCGGCAAGACGTTGTGGCACTTGCGACGGCTGCCGGCGGCCCAATTGTAATCAATGCGACGCTTGTCGCACACGCGTTGGCCACAAACCGCGTTGCATCTATCGGAACTGTGTAATGCAATCAACGAATCCGGCTCAGCAGCAGCCAGCGACAGGCGGACGAAAGCGGGAAAAGGGAAACccaatgcagcagcagcagcagcgcaagAACAAAGTGGTGCGAACAGCCAGTCCAGAGATATTTGTGCACCCAGAGCTGGAGGGTATACGTCAGTGTCATGGTCCCGGCTGCCGCTGTCAGGCCCGACCGCAAAGTAAATACTGTAGCGACAAGTGCGGCTTCAATCTGGCAACTAGTCGTATTTTCCAGGTGTTGCCGCAGCGTCTGCAGGAATGGAACCTCACACCGTGCCACGCGGCCGAGGAGAATCGGGAGCAGCTCGAGGTGATACGGCAGAAGCAATCGATGGTACGTTTCGCACTCGCCGAACTGGAGAAGCGGGCCGAGGAGCTGAACATGGTGGTGGAGCGTGCGAAGCGCAGTTCCATCGATACACAGCGGCCGCAGGATAACGGCGATGTTGAGGATGAGCAGAGCATGTACTGCATCACCTGCGGACATGAGATACATTCACGCACCGCTATTAAGCATATGGAGAAGTGTTTCAACAAATACGAATCGCAGGCCAGCTTCGGCAGCATCTTTCAGACGCGCATGGAGGGCAACAATATGTTTTGTGACTTTTACAATCCGGCAAGCAAAACGTATTGCAAACGCTTGCGCGTACTCTGTCCGGAGCACAGCAAGGACCCCAAGGTCAGCGATACGGATGTGTGCGGTGCACCGCTCGTTCACAATGTCTTCAATCCCACGGGCGAATTCTGTCGTGCGCCCAAAAAGAATTGCTTCAAGCACTATGCTTGGGAGAAGATACGCCGGGCGGAAATTGATTTGGAGCGTGTGCGTCAATGGCTTAAAATGGATGACCTAATGGAGCAGGAACGCCAGCTGCGACAGCAACTTAGCTCACGTGCCAATCTACTCGGTCTTATGCTGCATTCCACCTACAATCACGAGGTCATGGACGAACTGGTACGCAAGCAACAGGAGCATTTTGTCGAGCTTGAGAAACAGAAGCGTCGACAGGCGCATTATCAGcaggtgcagcagcagcaacagcattaTCAGCAGTTGCatcagcaaaagcaacaacatgtgcagcaacaacaagtgcagcaacagcaacaacagcagccgatccatcagcaacagttgcaacatcaataa